The window CCTCCACGCTGGGGTGCGTAGGGTTGAAGCATACGTATAGGGGCTTGTTTTCAATATAGGGATGCTGCACGCCAAGCGCCGTGCCTTTGGCGTCGATATGCTTCCGGTAAAGGTAGAGGGCGGTCAGCGGATCGCCGATGATGATATCCACCCTGCGCATGAGCAGTTTGCGGACGTTGGTCAGATCATCCGTCGAGAAGTCCTTGAGCAGGAAGGTGGCGGCATCGAATTCCTTGAAATTGATATAGCCGGAAACGACGCCGATTCTATACCGTTTCAGGTCTTCAATGGATTTGTAGAAATGGGGATCGCTTGCTCTGTGCATGAAGGTCAGAGGTCCTCCGGGGAAGGGCGCTGAGTAGGTGCACTGCCGGCTGTCCATATCGGGGTCGTAATATTCGGGTAGATACCCCGCAATTTCCTTGCGGGTAATGTAGTTGATGGCTCGTTGCCAAGGCAGGTAGACAAGCTCCACCGAGTATCCGGCGGGCAGAAAAACTTCGCGCAGGAGTTCTGCAACGTAGCCTTGCTCCGGCAGGTCTTTGGAAATGTATGGCGGCCATTCAAGCGTGGCAAATCGCAAGGTTTTGGGGCCGGGGCTGTGCAGGGGGAGCTGTGAGTAGCTGGTCAGGGAAGGGGGCGAATCCGGTCCGGCATAGGCAATAGAGCAAGCCAACGTCAGGCTGAGGAAACAGAGCAGAACTGTTCGGGAGAGTGTGCGCATATGGTTGTCCCGATTGCCGAATCGACAGGTGGTTCAGAAGGGCAGGGCGCGCGGGACCGCGCCCTGCATGGTTTGCAACAAACGAGTGTCCTACGAATGCGCCCAGCGGATAAGGCCGAGCGAGTGCGGATCCAGAAGATGCGGGTGTGCAGGCACGGCGCGTACGGTGTACCCGAAGCGACCGGCTTCGGGCGGGGTTGCTTCGCCCCGGTAACGCATCCAGCCATCTCTGACTTCGGACACGGGAGTCATGGGGGCAATCTCGCGGGAGGCGAAGCTGCCGTCCTGTTTTACAGGGCCGAAATAGGATTCTACAAGAATATGCTCCGGAGGCAAGCCGTTGAGGTGGAGATCCGCTTCGATGACGAGTTTTTCGTTAACAAACAGATTGGGAGCGTCCACGGTCTGCACGTTGCGGATTTCCACGGCGCTCCATTTGGTCATCATATCCATGCGCCAGGTGGCCAGTTCGCGGGCTGCCGCGAAGCCGTTTTCGCTCAGGCGCAGGTAGTTCTCATAGGCGGGAATATAGGTCTTGTTGACGTAGTTCGTGACCATGCGGTGCGAGTTGAATACGGGGCCCAATTCCACGAATGCCTGTTTCATCCGGCGTATCCATGCCCGGGGCAAGCCGCCGTGGCCGCGGTCGTAGAATTCGGGAATGATTTCGTTTTCCAGCACATTATAGAGCGTCTGGATTTCCACGAAATCCTGATAGTCGGGATCGCTGTATTCTTCGCCCTTGCCGATGGCCCAGCCAAGGCTGTTATCCGGCTTATAGGCTTCGTCCCACCAGCCATCCAGCGTACTGAACTGGAGTACGCCGTTGAACACGGCTTTCATGCCGCTGGTGCCACAGGCTTCCAGAGGCCGACGGGGGTTGTTGAGCCATACGTCGCAGCCGGAAATCATGTGTTGTCCCACTTCCATGTCGTAGTCCTCGAGGAAGACCATGTTGAAGCGGCACTCGTGCGAACGGCACAGGGTGATGAGATCCTTGATGAGCTGTTTGCCGCCGTTGTCGGCGGGGTGCGCCTTGCCTGCGAATATGAACTGGATGGGGTGCTTCTTGTCGGCGATGAGCCGCATCAGTTTGTCCTGCTCCTTGAGCAGCAGGTTGGCGCGCTTGTACGTGGCGAAGCGGCGGGCAAAACCGATGGTGAGCGCTTCGGGATTCAGCACCTCGTCGGCGTGCTGCAGTTCCTTGCGGCGCGCTCCTTGTGCCTCCAGTTGTTTGCGCAGGCGCATGCGGGCAAAGTCGATGAGCCTCGCGCGCAGGCGTTCGTGCGTGCGCCAGAGTTCCGCATCGGGAATGTTGATGGCCTGTCCCCATGTGCGGGTGCAGTCAGGATCCTCGCGCCAGTTGGGGCCGAGATAGCGGTCGTTCAGCTGGCCTACGTCTTCAGCCACCCATGTGGGGGCATGCACCCCGTTGGTCAATGCACCGATGGGGACGTCTTCCACCGGATATTGGGTCCAGACCTGTTTCCACATGTTACGTGACACTAAGCTGTGCAGTTCGGAAACGCCGTTGCTGAAGCGGGAGAGCTTGAGCGCCAGCACGGTCATGCAGAAGTCTTCATTGTCATTGAAGGGGTTTTCGCGGCCAAGGGCCATGAATACCTTGAAGGCAAGGCCGATTTCCTGCGCGTATCCTTCG is drawn from Desulfovibrio mangrovi and contains these coding sequences:
- a CDS encoding substrate-binding periplasmic protein, with the translated sequence MRTLSRTVLLCFLSLTLACSIAYAGPDSPPSLTSYSQLPLHSPGPKTLRFATLEWPPYISKDLPEQGYVAELLREVFLPAGYSVELVYLPWQRAINYITRKEIAGYLPEYYDPDMDSRQCTYSAPFPGGPLTFMHRASDPHFYKSIEDLKRYRIGVVSGYINFKEFDAATFLLKDFSTDDLTNVRKLLMRRVDIIIGDPLTALYLYRKHIDAKGTALGVQHPYIENKPLYVCFNPTHPSVEALLDIFNSRLAELKASGKIKELHTKLMDTYLPTDSRNGTAKNPISVQPRVN
- the glgP gene encoding alpha-glucan family phosphorylase, with the protein product MQPLKVFSVIPRLPEKLHGLWELAYNLWFSWNGEIESLFAQIDQTLWRETEKNPVRFLNKLPQGTLRELANDDFYIQRLNEALQKARNYLSRPSSLQFKQASQANPALVYFSFEFGISSCLPIYSGGLGILAGDHLKSASDLNIPLVGMGLAYKQGYFRQYLTPDGWQQERYPDYDFEQLPIQRATTPEGEPACFILDMGGRPLEVQIWKAQIGRIALYLLDTNTAHNPPEFKALTSRLYGGDLEMRIQQEILLGIGGMRALEVLGLFPKVIHMNEGHSAFAGLQRLRSFMQQGLSFEAAQEVAASSSIFTTHTPVPAGNDRFPMEMMRRYFEGYAQEIGLAFKVFMALGRENPFNDNEDFCMTVLALKLSRFSNGVSELHSLVSRNMWKQVWTQYPVEDVPIGALTNGVHAPTWVAEDVGQLNDRYLGPNWREDPDCTRTWGQAINIPDAELWRTHERLRARLIDFARMRLRKQLEAQGARRKELQHADEVLNPEALTIGFARRFATYKRANLLLKEQDKLMRLIADKKHPIQFIFAGKAHPADNGGKQLIKDLITLCRSHECRFNMVFLEDYDMEVGQHMISGCDVWLNNPRRPLEACGTSGMKAVFNGVLQFSTLDGWWDEAYKPDNSLGWAIGKGEEYSDPDYQDFVEIQTLYNVLENEIIPEFYDRGHGGLPRAWIRRMKQAFVELGPVFNSHRMVTNYVNKTYIPAYENYLRLSENGFAAARELATWRMDMMTKWSAVEIRNVQTVDAPNLFVNEKLVIEADLHLNGLPPEHILVESYFGPVKQDGSFASREIAPMTPVSEVRDGWMRYRGEATPPEAGRFGYTVRAVPAHPHLLDPHSLGLIRWAHS